The Salegentibacter mishustinae genome includes a window with the following:
- a CDS encoding TonB-dependent receptor: MKHITFLALMALSLSAFSQSGLKGEIKNETNEPIAGASIYIEELQKGTTTNFDGFYKLQEVPPGNWKVTVKMLGYQTIEQIIEIGRDSLTTYSVNLQDTYGSLDEVVISASRNPEYLSEIPASVTVVNSEKLREFTKISSNINEILAYTVPGLAVSTGTFSNWGQTLRGRSLLVMVDGIPQSTPLRNGQLGIKSINPNDISRVEVIKGATSIFGNGGSGGFINYITKNPTTSEKLSGTTDIWGTSQLSNSQDALGYGVYQSFSGQFNKFSYYISGSIEHTGNKYDAEGIPLLPTYGLDNTDIYSTYGKLEYLLSSNQKITINGNLYKSLQDSPFIPVFANIQVFNDQGDYSLEPGYGIEGSIPGQEPTGSELINGRLKYNLNNIFSGTTDFETDLYYSKAKSIFFYSDKFEDGGQSVINSEKYGLRPNFNTQFNLYGDMNISLIYGLDLLRDKTNQGLLDGRLWVPNIELMSVAPYLQTTLKLDKKWAFKAGLRYDDLKMDIANYNTLPYSPKGDGNFNPSVSVQGGELAFDNLAFNMGVRYIEHQEFIPYISYSQGFSIADLGSILRSARAESIDNIQLEPAVTNNYEFGFISKFNNFRLEAVGYYSTSNLGTGVVFSDELNSFIPSEQPQKIFGGEVAIDYALPSNKLLIGTSYSYVEGLKNPNDDENNLSYVGGDVISAPKLTAYVTWKPTEQFNTSLNVMSLGDRNRFSPFQDGEGNYAFRHTEFPVNGYTLVNLTATYQIKSNIDVFLGINNLLNEYYLPARSQWAAPLRSFTTAGEGANARLGVTYNF, from the coding sequence ATGAAACACATTACTTTTCTCGCCTTAATGGCCTTAAGCCTCTCTGCTTTCTCCCAATCAGGATTAAAAGGGGAAATAAAAAATGAAACAAATGAACCTATTGCCGGTGCCTCTATTTATATCGAGGAATTACAAAAAGGAACTACTACAAATTTTGACGGGTTTTATAAACTCCAGGAGGTTCCCCCTGGAAACTGGAAGGTAACGGTCAAAATGTTGGGTTATCAAACTATAGAGCAAATTATAGAAATTGGACGAGATTCCTTAACAACCTATAGTGTGAACCTTCAGGATACGTATGGAAGTTTGGATGAAGTGGTGATTTCTGCAAGCAGGAACCCGGAATATCTTTCAGAAATTCCAGCTTCTGTTACTGTGGTGAACTCAGAAAAGCTGCGGGAATTTACTAAAATCTCCTCCAATATTAACGAGATTCTAGCATATACAGTGCCCGGTCTTGCTGTAAGCACAGGAACATTTTCCAATTGGGGACAAACATTAAGAGGTAGGTCATTACTCGTTATGGTAGATGGAATCCCTCAATCCACCCCGCTACGTAATGGACAATTGGGAATTAAAAGTATTAATCCTAACGATATAAGCAGAGTTGAAGTAATCAAAGGAGCTACTTCAATATTTGGAAATGGTGGTAGTGGAGGCTTTATCAATTATATCACCAAAAATCCAACCACTTCAGAAAAATTGAGCGGCACTACTGATATTTGGGGAACCTCCCAACTTTCCAATAGCCAAGATGCCTTGGGATATGGGGTATATCAATCCTTTTCCGGACAATTTAATAAGTTTAGTTACTATATAAGCGGAAGTATAGAACATACCGGGAATAAATACGATGCTGAAGGGATTCCCTTACTTCCTACTTATGGATTAGATAATACCGATATTTACAGCACGTATGGAAAACTGGAATATCTCCTTTCTTCTAATCAAAAAATAACCATTAACGGGAATCTTTATAAATCACTTCAGGATTCTCCTTTTATTCCGGTTTTTGCAAATATTCAGGTGTTTAATGACCAAGGGGATTACTCTTTAGAACCGGGTTATGGTATCGAAGGATCAATTCCTGGACAGGAACCAACTGGTTCCGAATTGATAAATGGGAGGTTAAAATACAATTTAAATAATATTTTCTCCGGTACCACAGATTTTGAAACCGATCTATATTATTCCAAAGCCAAAAGTATTTTCTTTTATTCTGATAAATTCGAAGACGGAGGGCAATCCGTGATCAATTCAGAAAAGTATGGCTTAAGACCTAATTTTAATACTCAGTTCAATTTGTATGGCGATATGAATATATCTCTGATCTATGGACTGGATCTTTTAAGGGATAAGACTAATCAGGGGCTGTTAGATGGAAGGCTTTGGGTGCCGAATATCGAACTGATGAGCGTAGCACCGTATTTACAAACCACTTTAAAACTAGATAAAAAATGGGCCTTTAAAGCTGGATTACGATACGATGATTTAAAAATGGATATTGCCAATTATAATACACTTCCCTATTCACCTAAAGGAGATGGTAACTTTAATCCTTCGGTCTCCGTTCAGGGCGGAGAGTTGGCGTTCGATAATCTGGCATTTAATATGGGAGTCCGGTATATTGAACATCAGGAATTCATTCCCTACATTAGTTATTCCCAGGGTTTCTCCATAGCTGATTTAGGTTCTATTTTAAGATCTGCAAGAGCTGAAAGTATAGACAACATTCAACTGGAGCCCGCAGTTACCAATAACTATGAATTCGGGTTTATTTCAAAATTTAATAATTTTCGTTTAGAGGCTGTAGGATACTACAGTACCTCTAATTTAGGTACTGGTGTTGTATTTAGTGATGAACTAAACTCGTTTATACCTTCTGAACAACCTCAGAAAATATTCGGTGGAGAGGTAGCAATAGATTATGCTCTCCCAAGCAATAAACTACTTATTGGGACTTCTTATTCGTATGTGGAAGGGCTTAAAAACCCAAACGATGATGAAAATAATTTAAGTTATGTTGGTGGTGATGTCATTTCTGCTCCAAAATTAACGGCTTATGTTACCTGGAAGCCAACAGAACAGTTTAATACTTCATTGAATGTTATGAGTTTAGGAGATCGAAACAGGTTTTCTCCTTTTCAGGATGGGGAAGGAAATTATGCTTTTAGGCATACGGAATTTCCTGTAAATGGATATACCCTGGTAAATCTAACGGCCACCTACCAAATTAAGAGTAATATTGATGTTTTCTTGGGTATCAATAACCTTCTTAATGAGTATTATTTACCGGCAAGATCTCAATGGGCGGCGCCATTAAGGTCTTTTACTACAGCTGGGGAGGGAGCGAATGCCCGTCTTGGTGTAACTTATAATTTTTAA
- a CDS encoding nuclear transport factor 2-like protein yields MRTTEEVLKDHLELSKKGSIEEDLHRNFSKNLILLTTHGIDKGHEGLRELNKMLIKDFPEAEFNYINFLFEDEIAFLEWTAYSDSSQIDDGADSYIVREGLIIAQTIHYTIRKKK; encoded by the coding sequence ATGAGAACTACAGAAGAAGTATTAAAAGATCATCTGGAACTTTCTAAAAAGGGATCTATAGAAGAGGACCTGCATAGAAACTTTTCCAAAAATTTGATCCTTCTTACTACGCATGGTATTGATAAAGGACATGAAGGACTAAGGGAATTAAATAAAATGCTGATAAAGGATTTCCCCGAAGCGGAGTTTAACTATATCAATTTTCTTTTTGAAGATGAAATAGCTTTTCTGGAATGGACTGCATATTCAGACAGTTCACAAATAGATGACGGAGCAGATTCCTACATAGTGCGCGAGGGGCTGATAATTGCCCAGACCATTCATTATACTATCCGAAAGAAAAAATGA
- a CDS encoding sigma-70 family RNA polymerase sigma factor, with translation METQKVWHNFNEELFFFILKKVKNESATNDIFQNTFLKIHKKLHQLENDEKVRAWIFQIARNEIANYFNKESVYLPSVNLQNETALEKYQSICCFDKFVYELPDIYKKIIELIYIKGLKQKEAAEILEISLTNVKARTRRAKDILKQKFNECCKYEFDKDGKLIGESNCSICKS, from the coding sequence ATGGAGACTCAAAAAGTTTGGCACAATTTCAATGAAGAGTTATTCTTCTTTATTCTCAAAAAAGTAAAAAATGAAAGTGCTACAAATGATATTTTTCAAAATACATTTTTAAAAATCCATAAAAAATTACATCAACTTGAGAATGATGAAAAAGTAAGAGCCTGGATTTTTCAAATTGCTCGAAACGAGATAGCAAACTACTTCAATAAAGAATCTGTTTATTTACCGAGTGTTAATTTACAGAATGAAACTGCTTTAGAAAAATATCAGTCAATATGCTGTTTTGATAAATTCGTATATGAACTACCAGATATTTATAAAAAGATAATTGAATTGATTTATATCAAAGGACTAAAACAAAAGGAAGCGGCTGAAATCTTAGAAATAAGTCTTACAAATGTCAAGGCTAGAACACGAAGAGCTAAAGATATTTTAAAACAAAAATTCAATGAATGTTGTAAATACGAGTTTGATAAAGATGGCAAATTAATTGGAGAATCCAATTGCTCTATTTGTAAATCATAA
- a CDS encoding PQQ-dependent sugar dehydrogenase, translating to MKKALLFLLLSTSIIMAQKKDSLISENITGHIYKPKMVGATEERISQLQLPQGFKIEKFADNLGEPRMMAVSPQGNIYVSRREGDVVMLKDTNDDGKPDHQQTVVTKEGAHGVAFHEDMFYLVTVNDVFRAQLKEDGTIGELEKIIGNLPDGGQHPNRTIGFGPDGMLYISIGSTCNACDETREENATIVRTNADGSNRTIFASGLRNTIGFDWHPETGELFGMDSGIDWLGDDEQKEELNRITEGADYGWPYIYDDGKYNKADEPPKMTWKEYAQKATEPEMLFTAHSAPMNLKFYRGKMFPSEYKNTALVTFRGSWNRRPASGHKIMKVTFENGKPVKAEDFVKGFLMEEGTSRFARLAGLVELPDGSLLVSDDTNGVIYRVSYN from the coding sequence ATGAAAAAAGCTTTACTGTTTCTCCTTCTTTCAACGAGTATAATCATGGCACAAAAGAAGGATAGCCTTATTTCAGAAAATATTACGGGACATATTTATAAACCTAAGATGGTTGGGGCCACCGAAGAGAGGATATCGCAACTTCAATTACCGCAGGGGTTTAAAATAGAAAAATTCGCAGATAATCTGGGAGAACCCAGAATGATGGCTGTAAGCCCCCAGGGAAATATATATGTTTCTCGAAGGGAGGGAGACGTAGTGATGCTTAAGGATACTAATGATGACGGGAAACCTGACCATCAACAAACGGTAGTAACTAAAGAAGGAGCGCATGGGGTAGCTTTTCATGAAGATATGTTTTACCTTGTTACGGTAAATGATGTTTTCAGGGCACAGTTAAAAGAAGATGGTACTATTGGAGAACTGGAAAAGATTATAGGGAACCTACCAGATGGTGGTCAGCACCCCAACCGCACGATTGGTTTTGGCCCAGATGGGATGCTATATATATCGATTGGAAGCACCTGCAACGCCTGTGATGAAACACGGGAAGAAAATGCCACTATAGTACGGACTAATGCTGATGGGAGCAATAGAACCATATTTGCATCGGGACTGCGAAATACCATTGGTTTTGACTGGCATCCTGAGACGGGGGAACTTTTTGGGATGGATAGCGGAATTGACTGGCTGGGAGATGATGAACAAAAAGAAGAATTAAATCGTATCACTGAGGGAGCTGATTATGGGTGGCCGTATATCTACGACGATGGTAAATATAATAAGGCAGATGAACCGCCAAAAATGACCTGGAAAGAATACGCGCAGAAAGCTACAGAACCGGAGATGTTATTTACAGCCCATAGCGCTCCAATGAATTTAAAGTTTTACAGAGGGAAAATGTTTCCCTCGGAATATAAAAATACTGCCCTGGTAACTTTTCGGGGATCCTGGAATAGACGGCCAGCTTCCGGACACAAAATAATGAAAGTAACTTTCGAAAATGGGAAGCCTGTAAAGGCTGAAGATTTTGTAAAAGGTTTTTTAATGGAGGAAGGTACTTCCCGATTCGCCAGGTTAGCCGGTTTGGTAGAATTGCCCGATGGATCGCTTTTAGTTAGTGATGATACCAATGGCGTAATTTACCGAGTATCGTATAACTAA
- a CDS encoding cytochrome c/FTR1 family iron permease: MNKYRVFFFFVIFISINTFSQNTANDTDLRTLVTLLDYISKDYPVAVENGEIINEFEFAEMSEFAKKSIALQQDLLPTINNTRFEKLDEPLRELQQAVADKKNPEAISTIALNIKNKILDLGILKITPNRYPSLKNGATLYQNNCVSCHGGKGYGNGALAGNLNPAPTNFHEAQLSPLQAYNVIKLGIEGTGMASYNRLTEEELWDLSFYVLSLKHNEEISRAPLPSNLHLDSISKWNDEELQHFLNKSFSNITVGQVRNYEPERPEPLNVAMTNLDLSYQEFQKGNNKIAEKYALTSYLEGVELVENILGASAPSLVRGIERDMIAYRKALQNNNKIGAENYYNALKEKITSAKTVLAEKDYSFAFIYGAALSILIREALEALLIILIILRVLRPMKIKRAVIAVHSGWIFAVLTGVVSWFFVDKLINLSGASRELMEGVGAILAVLVLLFAGIWLHSHSEISKWKHFIKNKINRISETGNMIGLLIFSFIVVFREAFEVVLFLSSLKLSNPDVANSAINWALLTSVIIIAIITIVFLKFTKELPVGKFFKLASYMVAALAIVLTGKGIMAFQEAGYIPISPIDFAPRIELLGIYPNLQSILAQLLVLGIIVFFQWRNLNQKADKSSQELVTEE; encoded by the coding sequence ATGAATAAATATAGGGTATTCTTCTTCTTTGTCATTTTCATTTCAATAAATACGTTTTCGCAAAATACGGCTAATGACACAGATTTGCGCACTTTGGTGACTCTCCTGGATTACATTTCCAAGGATTATCCAGTAGCGGTGGAGAATGGCGAAATAATCAATGAGTTTGAATTCGCCGAAATGAGCGAGTTTGCAAAAAAATCCATTGCACTTCAGCAGGATCTATTGCCGACAATTAATAATACCAGGTTTGAAAAGCTTGATGAACCCCTGCGGGAATTGCAACAAGCTGTTGCGGACAAAAAAAATCCAGAAGCGATTTCTACAATTGCTTTAAATATCAAAAACAAAATTCTCGATCTTGGAATTTTAAAAATTACACCTAATCGTTATCCCTCGTTAAAGAATGGAGCCACCCTGTACCAGAATAATTGCGTATCCTGCCACGGAGGCAAAGGATATGGGAACGGAGCTTTAGCCGGAAATTTAAATCCTGCACCGACCAATTTCCACGAAGCCCAGTTGTCCCCACTTCAGGCTTACAATGTCATCAAATTGGGGATTGAGGGCACGGGGATGGCTTCTTACAACCGTCTTACAGAAGAAGAGCTTTGGGACTTATCTTTTTACGTGCTGTCACTAAAGCACAATGAAGAAATTTCAAGAGCTCCATTGCCTTCCAATTTGCATCTTGACAGCATCAGCAAATGGAACGATGAAGAATTGCAACATTTTTTGAATAAATCTTTCAGCAATATAACAGTTGGCCAGGTGCGGAATTATGAACCTGAAAGGCCTGAACCTCTAAATGTTGCTATGACCAACCTTGATCTTTCATATCAGGAATTTCAAAAAGGCAATAATAAAATTGCCGAAAAATATGCCTTGACATCCTACCTTGAAGGCGTTGAGCTGGTGGAGAATATATTGGGTGCATCTGCGCCTTCATTAGTGAGGGGTATTGAGCGGGATATGATTGCTTACCGAAAAGCACTTCAAAACAACAACAAAATAGGTGCGGAAAATTATTATAATGCCCTTAAAGAAAAAATAACCTCTGCCAAAACTGTTTTAGCAGAAAAGGATTATTCCTTTGCATTTATATATGGTGCTGCATTATCAATCCTTATCAGGGAGGCCTTGGAAGCGTTGCTTATTATCCTCATTATTCTCCGTGTTCTAAGACCTATGAAAATCAAACGCGCAGTGATAGCCGTCCATTCCGGATGGATTTTCGCAGTACTAACTGGTGTGGTGAGTTGGTTTTTTGTAGATAAACTTATCAATTTAAGCGGTGCGTCAAGAGAATTGATGGAAGGTGTTGGAGCTATTCTGGCTGTACTGGTATTGCTCTTTGCAGGTATTTGGCTTCATTCCCATTCTGAGATATCGAAGTGGAAACACTTCATAAAAAATAAAATAAACCGCATTTCTGAAACCGGAAATATGATAGGTTTGTTGATTTTCTCGTTCATCGTGGTGTTTAGGGAAGCTTTTGAAGTGGTTCTGTTTCTTTCATCACTGAAACTGAGCAATCCCGATGTCGCAAATTCTGCTATTAACTGGGCCTTATTGACTTCCGTTATTATAATAGCCATTATAACAATCGTGTTTCTGAAATTTACTAAAGAACTACCTGTAGGAAAATTCTTCAAATTGGCTTCCTATATGGTAGCAGCCCTGGCAATTGTTTTAACAGGCAAAGGAATTATGGCCTTTCAGGAAGCAGGTTACATCCCCATTTCACCCATAGATTTTGCTCCCCGTATAGAACTATTGGGGATTTACCCGAATTTACAGTCTATCCTGGCGCAGCTCCTCGTACTTGGTATTATAGTTTTTTTCCAATGGAGGAATCTGAATCAAAAAGCAGACAAGTCCTCACAAGAATTGGTTACAGAAGAGTAA
- a CDS encoding PepSY-associated TM helix domain-containing protein: MKAFSNIVKKVHLFLGITCGVLASISGLTGSMYVWQPEITSALNQRLLQRESTNTLSEKTLLKTSSELYRSQKDTIAKIFLPYREQETVSIIYKNGQTLYYHPETGVPLGKKSASIKLFEDLLKIHRSLGIPKIGKYIVGSSAIIFFLFLLTSGLFLWWKKYKSNFKKGIKIKWKRNRKRFNYDVHKSLGIFFSLPLAVMAFSGGYFTYNSYYKDGLKLIDGFIGNKQPEKKIEAGTGIDILHLLETPDNQYALRAIYFPQDGNEVYQFRYIKNRFINPGLRKTRELKLDNNSNTIYSSSFNDDPVSEQIAAQFYPIHIGEMAGMLGRILVFISGFVPLILFITGLRFYYFRTVR, encoded by the coding sequence TTGAAAGCATTTTCAAACATAGTTAAGAAAGTACATCTTTTTTTAGGAATAACATGTGGGGTTTTGGCATCCATTTCAGGTCTTACTGGTTCCATGTATGTATGGCAGCCGGAAATAACGTCGGCCTTAAATCAACGCTTACTACAAAGGGAATCTACTAATACTCTTTCGGAAAAGACATTATTAAAAACTTCCTCAGAACTTTATAGGAGTCAGAAAGATACTATAGCAAAGATATTCCTACCTTATCGAGAGCAGGAGACGGTTTCCATTATTTATAAGAATGGTCAAACCCTTTATTATCACCCGGAGACGGGAGTACCTTTAGGAAAAAAATCAGCTTCCATAAAATTGTTTGAAGATTTGTTGAAGATCCATCGAAGCCTTGGAATTCCTAAGATTGGCAAATACATTGTAGGTAGTAGTGCTATTATATTTTTCTTGTTTCTTCTTACCTCCGGTTTATTTCTATGGTGGAAAAAGTATAAATCAAATTTTAAAAAGGGAATTAAAATTAAATGGAAACGAAATAGAAAAAGATTTAACTACGATGTACATAAGTCACTTGGAATATTTTTTTCCCTTCCTTTGGCTGTAATGGCCTTTTCTGGTGGATATTTTACTTATAACAGCTACTATAAGGATGGTTTGAAGTTAATAGATGGTTTTATAGGCAATAAACAACCTGAAAAAAAGATTGAAGCAGGTACCGGGATCGATATACTGCACTTATTGGAGACTCCAGACAACCAATATGCACTCCGGGCAATTTATTTTCCTCAAGATGGAAATGAAGTGTATCAATTTAGATATATCAAAAACCGATTTATAAACCCCGGTCTAAGAAAAACCAGGGAATTAAAATTAGATAATAATAGTAATACCATTTATTCCTCATCCTTTAACGACGACCCGGTTAGCGAACAGATAGCAGCACAATTTTATCCGATTCATATTGGAGAAATGGCAGGCATGCTGGGGAGAATTTTAGTTTTTATCTCCGGGTTTGTCCCCCTAATATTATTTATTACCGGTCTCAGATTTTATTATTTTAGAACGGTAAGATAA
- a CDS encoding heavy-metal-associated domain-containing protein produces MKRIALIIVVTVFGIISSNAQITKVDQEVFGMDCAPCAYGLERGLKKMDGIEKVQVSLNEGKAYLDLTANNNLSLKQIQEEVKVNGFSAKNAEIVIKGNFVEQDGTYAIQTGKETFKIAEATSTNLRSRLKPGVLTVKGIVQDEEDGELTTKWEIELTEIL; encoded by the coding sequence ATGAAAAGAATAGCATTAATTATCGTAGTGACAGTGTTTGGAATCATAAGTTCCAACGCCCAAATCACCAAAGTAGATCAGGAAGTTTTTGGAATGGATTGCGCACCTTGTGCCTATGGCCTTGAACGCGGACTCAAAAAAATGGATGGTATAGAAAAGGTACAAGTAAGTCTGAATGAAGGCAAAGCTTATTTAGATCTGACTGCAAACAATAATTTAAGCTTGAAACAAATTCAGGAAGAAGTGAAAGTGAATGGTTTTTCAGCTAAGAATGCCGAAATAGTTATAAAGGGCAACTTCGTTGAGCAGGATGGCACTTATGCAATACAAACCGGGAAAGAAACTTTTAAGATAGCTGAAGCAACTTCTACCAACTTACGTTCCAGGTTAAAACCCGGAGTCCTTACAGTTAAAGGGATAGTTCAGGATGAAGAAGACGGGGAGCTAACCACTAAGTGGGAAATTGAGCTTACTGAAATCCTTTAA
- a CDS encoding sodium/bile acid symporter family protein, giving the protein MEKINKYQTGVILLAVVLGLLLGNLAILERYASSFIVLLLMVMLYGLFLSINIGELKSAFFNLKFSVSSLVINFIWTPLFAYLLGYLFLDNELAI; this is encoded by the coding sequence ATGGAAAAAATCAATAAATACCAAACAGGTGTCATTTTATTGGCAGTTGTACTGGGATTATTATTGGGGAATTTGGCTATTTTGGAGAGATATGCATCGAGCTTTATTGTACTCTTGCTTATGGTAATGCTTTACGGCTTATTCTTAAGTATAAACATCGGCGAGCTTAAAAGTGCTTTCTTCAATCTCAAATTTTCAGTTAGCAGCCTTGTTATTAATTTTATCTGGACTCCCCTGTTTGCTTATTTGCTGGGATACTTGTTTCTGGATAACGAGCTGGCCATCTAG
- a CDS encoding heavy-metal-associated domain-containing protein, with protein sequence MDCAPCAYGLERGLKNMEGLESVKVSLNDGKAYLDLAKNNDLSLRQIQEEVNKNDFSAKKAEIVIKGTLVEQDGN encoded by the coding sequence ATGGACTGTGCCCCCTGTGCCTATGGTCTGGAACGCGGACTTAAAAATATGGAAGGTCTGGAAAGTGTAAAAGTGAGTCTTAATGACGGTAAAGCTTATTTAGATTTGGCAAAAAATAATGATTTGAGCCTTAGGCAGATCCAGGAAGAAGTGAATAAGAATGATTTTTCTGCTAAAAAAGCCGAAATTGTTATAAAAGGTACTCTCGTTGAACAGGATGGTAATTAA
- a CDS encoding heavy-metal-associated domain-containing protein, translating into MIGLHKELFAVLLTGTTLAFSGNTASAMDQKNENQIEFKIQKEMTEKILHLKIKGMHCQSGCANGIDSMLKEQKGIIKSETSFDKSSSIIEYDPKQISEEKILSLIKDRGFEVEVVTEKGASVNG; encoded by the coding sequence ATGATAGGTTTACATAAAGAATTATTCGCGGTATTGTTAACCGGAACGACCCTTGCGTTTTCTGGAAATACCGCTAGCGCTATGGATCAGAAAAATGAAAATCAAATTGAATTTAAAATCCAAAAGGAGATGACGGAAAAAATCTTACACTTAAAAATTAAAGGCATGCATTGCCAGTCCGGTTGTGCTAATGGTATCGATTCAATGTTGAAGGAGCAAAAAGGCATTATTAAAAGTGAAACAAGCTTTGATAAAAGCTCCTCGATAATTGAATATGATCCAAAGCAGATTTCAGAAGAAAAGATACTCTCCCTTATCAAAGACCGTGGGTTTGAAGTGGAAGTTGTAACCGAAAAGGGGGCTTCTGTAAACGGATAG
- a CDS encoding QcrA and Rieske domain-containing protein, which produces MMKRKKFIQTLSSVAITIPSLGFLHSCSGIYYATAKEEVDKLTIAKHEFILEKNNKVSKREFVLIQNNKYRFPICLYKVGEDYIASLLKCTHRGCELNVGGGIYSCPCHGSQFSNEGTVLQGPAEQKLKTFPTKTDDENIYILFS; this is translated from the coding sequence ATGATGAAAAGAAAAAAATTTATCCAAACCCTTTCCTCTGTTGCTATAACAATACCAAGTTTAGGTTTTTTACATTCATGCAGTGGAATTTACTATGCTACAGCAAAGGAAGAGGTAGATAAGTTAACCATAGCGAAGCATGAGTTTATTCTTGAAAAAAATAACAAGGTGTCTAAAAGAGAGTTTGTCCTTATACAAAATAACAAATACAGATTCCCTATTTGTCTATATAAAGTTGGTGAAGACTATATAGCTTCCTTACTAAAATGCACTCATCGAGGGTGCGAGCTTAATGTTGGTGGGGGTATCTATAGTTGTCCTTGCCATGGAAGCCAATTTTCCAATGAAGGAACCGTATTACAAGGACCTGCTGAACAAAAACTAAAAACATTTCCAACGAAAACAGACGATGAAAACATCTATATTTTATTCTCCTAA
- a CDS encoding arsenic resistance protein, giving the protein MLMVTPCTDWYLVFTGVAKGNVPLSTSILPINLILQILLLPIFLLLFFGRSGNVEFRSLVESILLVLLIPFLLVLVTKKIVSRSNTSGTSFTGFFVKSQVLFLSLAVVAMFASEGRNLLENPDVIYKLLFPVIIFFIITFLLAQLVSRFFKFSYQNRVSLTLTTMARNSPISLAIAVSAFAYEPLVALSLVIGPLIELPILALTSQLLLKIRKKVI; this is encoded by the coding sequence ATGCTTATGGTAACTCCCTGTACAGATTGGTACCTGGTGTTTACCGGTGTTGCAAAAGGAAATGTGCCGCTATCTACTTCTATTCTTCCAATCAACCTGATATTGCAGATTCTTTTACTTCCAATATTTTTGTTACTATTCTTTGGAAGATCAGGAAATGTTGAATTCAGGTCACTGGTTGAAAGTATTCTTCTGGTGCTCCTGATTCCTTTTTTATTAGTATTAGTTACCAAAAAAATAGTTAGCCGAAGCAATACTTCAGGGACGTCTTTTACCGGCTTTTTTGTAAAATCCCAGGTGTTGTTTTTATCATTGGCAGTAGTCGCAATGTTTGCTTCAGAAGGAAGAAATCTACTGGAAAATCCTGATGTTATTTACAAATTGCTATTTCCCGTGATTATATTTTTTATCATTACTTTTTTACTGGCACAGCTGGTCAGCAGGTTTTTTAAATTCAGTTATCAAAACAGGGTAAGCCTCACATTGACAACAATGGCAAGAAATTCACCTATTTCATTGGCCATTGCAGTTTCCGCATTTGCTTATGAACCATTGGTTGCATTGTCATTAGTTATAGGTCCTTTAATTGAATTGCCAATTTTGGCTTTAACCTCGCAACTGTTGTTGAAAATAAGAAAGAAAGTAATTTAG